The following coding sequences are from one Leclercia sp. AS011 window:
- a CDS encoding DUF3811 domain-containing protein, protein MSIPRLTQKEMTESEQRELKTLLDRARIAHGRLLTNAETNHVKKEYIDKLMAQRELDAKKARKLKKEQAYKVDKEATFSWSANTPTRGRR, encoded by the coding sequence ATGTCTATACCGAGATTGACCCAGAAAGAGATGACGGAGAGCGAGCAGCGCGAACTGAAAACCCTGCTCGATCGCGCCCGTATCGCCCATGGCCGACTGCTGACCAACGCCGAAACCAATCACGTGAAAAAAGAGTACATCGACAAACTGATGGCGCAGCGTGAACTGGACGCTAAAAAAGCCCGCAAGCTTAAAAAAGAGCAGGCTTATAAAGTGGATAAAGAGGCGACATTCTCCTGGTCGGCAAATACTCCCACCCGTGGAAGGCGCTAA